The Podospora pseudocomata strain CBS 415.72m chromosome 1 map unlocalized CBS415.72m_1, whole genome shotgun sequence genome has a segment encoding these proteins:
- a CDS encoding uncharacterized protein (COG:S; EggNog:ENOG503NYTZ): MDVDKAGAATSSSTSVASAPADMPSRSRPPSLAQSHRPRLSKTDSIASVLSAHRNYLDSLPVPTKEEFDQINKIQTKREAEHKKQFRRNRRQQSIELVKSRRNSLISENGSVTKAATVIQRTYRGYRARRTLAGLGIDASTRWIHAVREAQWRALTRPRPRSEYLDSDSLYSPSFLSPSLSSPGDTNSDAGSSIMLTGTRSPTARLNWKKASTIARRAGGDADESSSTSSSSSSSSSSSSSSSSESEENLSKSQKQHLKQRRAESKARRKAASRTMGLQYFLEMIDHKHRYGSNLKVYHEEWQRADTQDSFFYWLDHGSGRNLSLEACPREVLEREQVRYLSREERQAYLVAIDESGRLCWAKNGAPIDTTEKWKDSINGIVPSDDPTPAYSPPSLESTTNFLGDSSTESSQSSSESPPSPHPPPSKKSSSSARRLFKMSPTTMLNKLLRHSVTPNTWIFVADTSFRLYVGIKNSGAFQHSSFLQGSRISAAGLIKIKNGKLHSLSPLSGHYRPPASNFRAFVQTLKGEGVDMSRVSISKSYAVLVGLEGYMKVKKRGREIKGLVGRGKEKKGEVVGRVGEGGEGEQEEREGEGGVEVVPGDGGGLAGGKGSIIDERS; the protein is encoded by the exons ATGGATGTAGACAAAGCAGGAGCCGcgacgtcgtcgtcaacaTCTGTAGCCAGTGCCCCAGCAGATATGCCCTCCAGGTCCAGACCTCCTTCGTTGGCACAATCTCACCGGCCTCGACTCTCCAAAACAGACTCTATCGCTTCTGTCTTGTCAGCCCACAGAAATTACCTAGATTCCCTTCCAGTCCCCACCAAGGAAGAGTTCGACCAAATAAACAAGATCCAAACCAAGCGTGAGGCCGAGCACAAGAAGCAATTCCGGCGGAACCGACGACAGCAAAGCATCGAGCTCGTCAAAAGTCGCAGAAACAGCCTCATCAGTGAAAATGGAAGCGTCACCAAGGCAGCCACCGTCATACAACGAACCTACCGTGGCTACCGCGCTCGCCGGACGCTGGCAGGTCTGGGGATAGACGCCTCAACCCGCTGGATCCACGCCGTAAGAGAAGCCCAATGGCGAGccctcacccgcccccgGCCCCGAAGCGAATACCTCGACAGCGACAGCCTCTACTCCCCCAgcttcctctctccatcattatcatcaccaGGGGACACCAACAGCGACGCAGGCAGCAGTATCATGCTCACCGGAACTCGCTCTCCCACCGCCCGCCTCAACTGGAAAAAGGCCTCCACCATAGCCCGACGAGCAGGCGGGGATGCTGACGAAAGCTCTtccacttcatcatcatcctcctcctcctcctcctcttccagtAGTTCCTCCTCCGAATCAGAAGAAaacctctccaaatcccaaaaGCAACACCTCAAGCAACGCCGCGCCGAGTCCAAAGCCCGCCGCAAGGCAGCCTCCCGCACCATGGGGCTGCAATACTTTCTCGAAATGATCGACCACAAGCACCGCTACGGCTCCAACCTCAAAGTCTATCATGAAGAATGGCAAAGAGCCGACACCCAAGACAGTTTCTTCTACTGGCTTGACCACGGCTCGGGTCGGAACCTGTCACTGGAAGCCTGCCCTCGGGAGGTTCTGGAACGGGAACAAGTCCGGTATTTATCCAGAGAGGAAAGACAGGCGTATCTAGTAGCTATCGACGAGAGCGGCAGGCTATGTTGGGCCAAGAACGGGGCGCCGATCGACACCACCGAAAAGTGGAAAGATAGCATCAACGGGATCGTACCCAGCGACGACCCCACGCCCGCTtattcaccaccctcgtTGGAGTCAACCACCAACTTCCTCGGTGACTCCTCCACCGAATCTTCCCAGTCATCATCCGaatcccctccttcaccacatccaccaccctccaagaaatcatcatcctccgccCGGCGTCTCTTCAAAATGTCCCCCACAACCATGCTCAACAAACTCCTCCGCCACTCCGTCACCCCCAACACATGGATCTTCGTCGCCGACACCTCCTTCCGTCTCTACGTCGGGATCAAGAACTCGGGCGCGTTTCAGCACTCGAGTTTTCTTCAAGGAAGCCGCATCTCCGCTGCGGGGCtgatcaagatcaagaacgGGAAGTTGCACAGCCTGAGCCCGCTGAGCGGACACTACCGACCGCCGGCGAGCAATTTTAGGGCGTTTGTACAGACGCtcaagggggagggggtggatatGAGTCGGGTTAGTATCAGCAAGAGTTATGCTGTGcttgttgggttggaggggtatATGAAGGTtaagaagagggggagggagattaaggggttggtggggaggggaaaggagaagaaaggggaggtggtcgggagggttggggaggggggtgagggggagcaggaggagagggagggtgaag ggggggtggaggttgtgcccggggatggaggtgggctggcgggagggaaggggtctATCATTGATGAGAGAAGTTAG
- a CDS encoding uncharacterized protein (EggNog:ENOG503P0FV), producing the protein MGNTDGALGANTLLAYFHYCNKGIYPFSAECRDADLRSLAELDDDAIELVHYTRKYVAEHKAQWESMWKNEGDWKDQGLKKYEHEYYYVSQLFEPNWQPRNMP; encoded by the exons ATGGGCAACACTGACGGCGCGTTAGGAGCCAACACCCTGCTTGCCTACTTCCACTACTGCAATAAGGGCATCTACCCTTTCTCTGCCGAGTGCAGGGATGCCGACCTTCGAAGTCTGGCAGAACTTGATGACGATGCCATTGAGCTCGTTCACTACACCAGAAAGTACGTCGCGGAGCATA AAGCGCAATGGGAAAGCATGTGGAAGAACGAAGGCGATTGGAAGGATCAGGGCCTCAAGAAGTACGAGCATGAGTACTATTATGTGAGCCAATTGTTCGAACCGAACTGGCAGCCACGCAACATGCCCTAA
- a CDS encoding uncharacterized protein (EggNog:ENOG503P06G) — protein sequence MFDLEHIPPRFHSFHSVVLSVSFCIRPSFSASCEDHLWPAMELNSTTIHDAIHPTAAFAQNRSALELALPTGNDTGQASWLESQLNPKNRVDSLDPLPNPLWRIDGCTAIGTQYYALPLHVGEVPPMRLDVFLPMETTRDPVLRDVLDLDAAFHTKDSTRLNRLGVTRHILRALQKWSLEGEGTAEQIAALYKDQPFGTRIILELGFSLESVKITVATTWHVEKQLIRPKALVATLGLPEEVIPETIDISNLSIVQQLHDSVCLVRIHHHDEPEDGQKLWIFKALTSNTKYLVCELRNLLLMEPYPHVVSKPKYLVTKYCRFGGKTAVVGFIIPFYAAGSLRDTIPLLHIHGLLKPEMQIMWARQLASAVLHVRERGGIYYPDLRLDNVVLTAGGDLVMVDFEQRGVWCEFAAPEVNAIAYVHTLAVDEGAEEEGLEQEHGDDSRLLYNQFIPGEERPNRWAEFLSRILPGWQVLEQDEMYTPLPHGYKSYNIPWLALDEAEQEAAEAYMLGRVLWCIFEGQCAPQHAAVWQSYKREPDYEFPEYRHTPLPIRDLIDGCTKGRRETLSKLVTRVGSKMVLRRKDGLVDVNCTPLEVLDAARDWWRVEVEVAERFLTMREELKGRGEWKGNWYGRLRLREVVQRLEEYEREVGVKEVDREVLAELLKRCK from the coding sequence ATGTTCGACCTGGAACATATTCCTCCCCGGTTCCATTCGTTTCATTCTGTGGTTCTCTCTGTAAGCTTTTGCATCAGGCCATCCTTCTCTGCGTCGTGTGAAGACCACCTTTGGCCCGCCATGGAGCTCAACTCCACCACAATCCACGATGCCATCCACCCGACCGCCGCCTTTGCCCAGAACCGGTCAGCGCTCGAGCTTGCTTTGCCTACCGGCAATGACACTGGACAAGCCTCTTGGCTCGAATCCCAGCTGAACCCCAAGAACCGGGTTGACAGCCttgacccccttcccaacccactCTGGAGGATCGACGGCTGTACCGCCATAGGCACGCAGTACTATGCCCTACCCTTGCACGTGGGCGAGGTCCCACCCATGCGCCTCGATGTGTTCCTGCCTATGGAAACCACACGGGACCCTGTCCTTCGGGACGTCCTAGACCTGGATGCCGCCTTCCACACCAAAGACTCGACGAGACTGAACCGTCTCGGGGTCACCAGGCACATTCTCAGAGCTTTGCAGAAGTGGTCATTGGAGGGTGAAGGGACGGCAGAACAGATTGCTGCCTTGTACAAGGACCAGCCTTTTGGTACACGCATCATTCTCGAACTTGGCTTCAGTCTTGAGAGCGTCAAGATCACCGTCGCCACAACCTGGCACGTGGAGAAGCAGCTCATCAGGCCAAAGGCGCTGGTTGCGACTTTGGGACTGCCCGAGGAGGTCATTCCGGAAACTATCGACATTTCGAACCTGAGCATTGTCCAGCAGCTACACGACAGTGTCTGCCTGGTGCgcattcatcatcatgacgAACCAGAAGATGGCCAGAAGCTGTGGATCTTCAAGgccctcaccagcaacaccaagtATCTGGTTTGCGAGCTGCGCAACCTTTTGCTCATGGAGCCTTATCCGCATGTTGTTTCGAAGCCAAAGTACCTAGTCACCAAGTACTGCCGCTTTGGGGGAAAGACGGCCGTGGTGGGTTTCATCATTCCGTTTTACGCGGCCGGCAGCCTCCGGGACACGATTCCTCTGCTTCACATCCATGGGCTTCTCAAGCCGGAGATGCAAATAATGTGGGCTAGGCAGCTTGCCTCTGCCGTCTTGCACGTCCGCGAACGTGGCGGGATTTACTATCCCGACCTCCGGCTTGATAATGTTGTTCTTACGGCCGGGGGGGACTTGGTCATGGTGGACTTTGAGCAGCGGGGTGTGTGGTGCGAGTTTGCTGCGCCTGAGGTGAACGCGATTGCTTATGTGCATACGTTGGCTGTGGACgagggagcggaggaggaagggttaGAGCAAGAGCATGGGGACGACAGCAGGCTTCTGTACAACCAGTTTATTCCTGGTGAGGAGAGACCCAACCGGTGGGCCGAGTTTCTCAGCCGGATCCTCCCCGGCTGGCAGGTTTTGGAGCAGGATGAAATGTACACGCCGCTTCCCCATGGGTATAAGAGCTATAATATCCCCTGGCTGGCGCTTGATGAGGCGGAACAGGAGGCGGCTGAGGCGTACATGCTCGGGCGCGTCTTGTGGTGTATTTTTGAGGGGCAGTGTGCACCGCAGCACGCTGCCGTTTGGCAGTCTTACAAGCGGGAGCCCGACTATGAGTTTCCTGAGTATCGGCACACTCCCCTTCCGATTAGGGATCTCATTGATGGGTGCACCAAGGGCAGGAGGGAGACTTTGTCGAAGCTTGTCACTCGGGTGGGAAGCAAGATGGTGCTTCGTCGGAAGGATGGTCTGGTGGATGTGAATTGCACACCGCTCGAGGTGCTTGATGCGGCGAGGGATtggtggagggtggaagTGGAGGTGGCGGAAAGGTTTTTGACCATGCGGGAGGAGTtaaaggggaggggggagtggaaGGGGAACTGGTAtgggaggctgaggttgagggaggttgtgcagaggttggaggagtatgagagggaggttggggtgaaggaggttgatagggaggttttggcggagttgttgaagaggtgtaagtga
- a CDS encoding uncharacterized protein (EggNog:ENOG503P0FV) encodes MALFSRGHLPDLGAGAGSPLVAFVRRRVLLLAHIPRNNAVRKRRAHPFEDPPSEPVLQDWTYSSAEPPALFHLNTKLDQYTPQDFSNIYVELPLEDVWCHPPLRESAASYLNVSVNQVENWFDSSNWHNPHKRQRLSTPNLLMAPNSGDLIGQGDHEKSPLSGDGWPGWTSQRLAQCFSSLCSPCDPAPSYRPLPQTPVYEYSPAIAPVPGPSMAPISPQERTLTISPSNQASVLTRDDPATMARYYPPLRPTHVVGMPPSTTREEMVYPVAPPGLGDGLHHGPNYTAPGSHCLMGSTIKSEALSIMYGGGVVTTQYGASIGELAGLQDLYGLGLKDDTDRPDGPNFDTYPAHRNVPARRGAFKDQELRAKTAQTRKMGSCIRCKMQRIRCNLDPENENGPCIACRKVNVSTRIYRLNCLRLKIVDCKLYKPGQVPGHEWTSRWKDSVLDDIEVWAPGEQRTIRVTEGYTNMFVELRVREFVPQPGDKLERTWVDKNGVKQRREIPPFAIVDLEDAKNSYSRYIKRGLENCCMRLLGARDKLLHRTYFFAISRARDDRDHSLTESERGLLGLTLDLWMTARLTTKTLEIIGNERLGMPLDLINDPTNDMHRKTPVPPVLGAQIDSFLIHQIQSHLRRKTLEELQKMTQEKKQKTWLTTYLVTFILLHNIGLVTKHDANYARKHGMKVGDPAVCKSWVPGTDKM; translated from the exons ATGGCGCTTTT ttCGAGGGGCCACCTGCCTGACCTTGGGGCCGGAGCAGGTTCCCCCTTGGTTGCCTTTGTGCGCCGCcgggtgctgctgcttgctcaCATTCCCAGA AACAACGCCGTCAGAAAACGGAGGGCTCATCCCTTCGAGGATCCCCCTTCAGAGCCAGTGCTCCAGGATTGGACTTATTCCTCAGCGGAGCCACCTGCTCTATtccacctcaacaccaagcttgATCAGTACACGCCGCAAGACTTCTCCAACATATACGTTGAGCTTCCGCTGGAGGACGTGTGGTGTCATCCTCCGCTACGCGAGAGCGCCGCTTCCTATCTCAATGTGTCTGTGAACCAGGTCGAGAACTGGTTCGACTCGAGCAACTGGCACAACCCGCACAAGAGACAGCGTCTCAGCACCCCAAATCTCCTCATGGCGCCCAATTCTGGAGATCTTATCGGCCAGGGTGACCACGAGAAGTCACCTCTCTCGGGCGACGGCTGGCCTGGATGGACCAGCCAGAGGCTGGCGCAATGTTTTTCGAGCCTTTGCTCCCCATGTGACCCCGCACCAA GCTATCGGCCGCTTCCTCAGACACCAGTCTATGAATATAGCCCAGCCATAGCGCCCGTCCCTGGGCCCAGTATGGCTCCCATTTCACCGCAGGAGCGCACCCTGACGATTTCGCCCTCAAATCAAGCAAGTGTTCTCACTCGTGATGATCCGGCAACCATGGCTCGATATTACCCGCCTCTGCGGCCGACACACGTAGTAGGCATGCCGCCATCCACAAcaagggaggagatggtctATCCGGTTGCGCCGCCGGGGCTTGGAGATGGTCTTCATCACGGACCTAATTACACAGCCCCAGGATCGCATTGCCTTATGGGCTCCACCATCAAGTCCGAAGCTCTTTCTATCATGTacggtgggggggtggtcaCCACACAATATGGCGCTTCAATTGGAGAACTAGCTGGTCTTCAGGACCTCTACGGCCTGGGTCTCAAGGACGACACCGATAGGCCAGATGGCCCAAACTTTGACACGTATCCTGCGCATAGAAACGTCCCGGCAAGACGAGGTGCATTCAAGGATCAAGAGCTGAGAGCCAAGACCGCGCAAACCAGGAAGATGGGCAGCTGTATTCGATGCAAGATGCAGCGCATCCGT TGCAATCTGGACCCTGAAAACGAGAATGGTCCGTGCATCGCCTGCAGAAAGGTCAACGTCAGCACCAGAATTTACCGGCTCAACTGCTTGCGGTTGAAGATTGTCGACTGCAAACTCTACAAGCCGGGCCAGGTTCCTGGTCATGAGTGGACCAGCCGCTGGAAGGATAGCGTGCTCGATGATATCGAGGTCTGGGCTCCTGGAGAGCAGAGGACGATTCGTGTAACGGAAGGATACACAAATATGTTTGTGGAGTTGCGCGTCAGGGAGTTTGTCCCTCAGCCAGGAGACAAGTTGGAGAGAACCTGGGTGGACAAGAACGGCGTGAAGCAGAGGCGAGAAATCCCGCCGTTCGCCATTGTCGATCTCGAGGATGCGAAAAACTCTTACAGCCGCTACATCAAGCGCGGTCTGGAGAACTGCTGCATGCGCCTGCTGGGTGCTCGGGACAAGCTGCTTCACAGAACATACTTTTTCGCCATCAGCAGAGCCAGAGATGACCGAGACCACTCCTTGACGGAATCAGAACGGGGTCTCTTGGGACTCACTCTTGACCTTTGGATGACGGCACGGCTCACCACGAAGACGCTCGAGATTATTGGGAACGAAAGGCTTGGCATGCCCCTGGACTTGATCAACGACCCGACCAATGACATGCACCGGAAGACGCCTGTCCCACCTGTGCTCGGGGCTCAGATCGATTCGTTCTTGATACACCAAATTCAGTCACACCTCCGCCGAAAGACGCTTGAAGAGCTTCAAAAGATGacgcaggagaagaagcaaaagacaTGGCTGACTACCTACCTTGTGACTTTTATTTTACTGCACAACATCGGTCTTGTTACGAAGCATGATGCAAATTATGCCAGGAAGCACGGAATGAAGGTTGGTGACCCCGCCGTCTGCAAGTCATGGGTTCCTGGAACTGACAAGATGTGA
- a CDS encoding uncharacterized protein (COG:E; EggNog:ENOG503NY61) — protein MLHRTSSQHFPTMSALVSGPISRAAVAPITDVNVNLVAAPALPSGFPSHLDSELAWTPASLAVAADFILCLNEDDITEVNVAVAHFKTLDQDGDLVEPTNFPLPTLGPKLEKLSREVHNGKGFSVIRGLKPASYPVEDLSLIYLGLSSYIAEQRGRQDKRGNMLVHIVADNSTKLAAEHHRHSNKSITFHHEEAGDVISWLTRSTAATGGKCIISSAYTVYNVLAATRPDIIRTLARSDWPFALPRFQCRPVIFYQDNRLIMNFGRAALLGNEAHPRSQNLPSLTSSQMEALDAIESIARATEMEIQTQAGDIHFINNLAILHRREGFADGPTEKRHLVRMRLRSSREGWTIPTALEHEWERAFKEQGIKNWHLDPMPDFYFPLRSQPN, from the exons ATGTTACATCGAACCAGCTCTCAACATTTTCCCACCATGTCTGCTCTTGTATCCGGACCCATCTCCCGGGCGGCTGTTGCCCCAATCACCGACGTCAATGTCAACCTTGTTGCTGCCCCAGCACTGCCGTCCGGCTTTCCGTCTCACCTCGACAGCGAGCTGGCATGGACTCCCGCCTCCCTGGCGGTGGCCGCTGACTTTATTCTTTGTCTGAACGAGGATGACATCACGGAGGTGAATGTGGCTGTTGCTCACTTCAAGA CCCTTGACCAGGATGGAGATCTCGTTGAGCCTACCAACTTCCCTCTCCCTACCCTTGGGCCgaagctcgagaagctcagcCGCGAGGTTCACAACGGGAAGGGGTTCTCTGTCATCCGCGGCCTCAAGCCTGCATCCTATCCTGTTGAGGATCTCAGCCTGATTTACCTTGGCCTTTCATCGTACATTGCCGAGCAGCGCGGTCGCCAGGACAAGCGTGGCAACATGCTGG TCCACATCGTCGCTGACAACAGCACCAAGTTGGCCGCCGAGCACCACAGACACTCGAACAAGTCGATT ACTTTCCACCATGAGGAGGCTGGAGATGTCATCAGCTGGTTGACTCGCAGCACTGCTGCTACCGGCGGAAAGTGTATTATTTCCTCGGCTTACACTGTTTACAACGTTCTTGCGGCCACTCGCCCGGATATCATCCGTACCTTGGCTCGCTCTGATTGGCCATTTGCGCT TCCTCGCTTCCAGTGCCGTCCTGTCATTTTCTACCAGGATAACAGGTTGATTATGAACTTTGGCCGTGCTGCTCTCCTCGGCAATGAGGCTCATCCCCGGTCCCAGAACCTCCCATCCCTGACCAGCAGTCAAATGGAGGCTTTGGATGCGATTGAGTCCATTGCTCGGGCTACGGAGATGGAGATTCAGACTCAGGCCGGCGACATTCatttcatcaacaacctggccatcctccaccgtcgTGAGGGCTTTGCTGACGGTCCTACGGAGAAGCGCCACCTCGTCCGCATGCGTCTTCGCAGCTCCCGAGAGGGCTGGACCATTCCCACCGCTTTAGAGCATGAATGGGAGCGTGCCTTCAAGGAGCAGGGCATCAAAAACTGGCACCTGGACCCCATGCCCGATTTCTACTTTCCTCTTCGTTCTCAGCCTAACTAG